Within Ralstonia pickettii DTP0602, the genomic segment GGGCATGAGCGGGCGATGTTCGGCAGCAACCTGCCGGTCTCGGGCCTGAGCGCGGACTTCGGTACGATCCTCGGCACGGTGTGCGAGGCGCTGCCGGATCCTGTGTCCAGGCAGCGCGTGCTGGCCGGGAATGCGGCGAGGTTCTATCGCATTGCGCCGGCGCAAATGATGACGTTCCCGCAAGCGTGAGAGGGGAGAAAGCCAGCGGCAACGGACACGCCCACTACGCTGCCAGCCGCCGCACGCATGCTATAAAGGCCGCTCTTCGCCGAGGCTCCTCCTGAGCGGCCACCATGCCAGACCTCTCCGCCCCCCTCTCCAGCGCTGCCACGCTGCGCAAACGCCTGCATATGCGGCATCTGCGCCTGGCCCTGGCCCTGGCCGAGCACCGCTCGCTGCGGCGCGCCGCCGCACAGATGGCGCTGTCCCAGCCAGCCGTCACCAAGGCATTGCACGAGCTCGAGAGCGTGGTCGGCACGCTGCTGTTCACGCGCCATGCGCGCGGCATCGAGCCGACGGTATTCGGCGAGGCGCTGATCCGCTACGCGCGCGTGGTGCTGGCCGACCTGGATGCCCTGCATGATGAATTTGCCGCCATCGCCGCGGGTGAGGTGGGCAAGGTGCGGCTCGGCTCGATCCTGGCCCCGGTGCCTTCGGTGCTGTCCGGCGTCATCAACGCGCTCAAGGCGCGCTATCCGCATTTGCATATCGTGATGCAGGTCGACACCAGCGACGTGCTGGTACAGGCGCTGCGGCAGGATGCGCTGGACGTGGTGATCGGACGCATCCCCGAGGGTACGATGGCCGACGATCTCGACTTCGAGCCTCTGTTCGAGGAGTCGCTGGCCATCGTGGCGCGTGCCGGCCATCCGCAGGCAGGCAAGCGCAGCGTCAAGCTGGCTTCCCTGGCTGGCTATCCCTGGATCATCCCGCCAGCGGCCGTGCCGATGTGGCAGATCATCGACCAGACCTTCCGCGACAACCGCGTGCCGCTGCCGGAAGACATCATCGAGACCTCGTCGATCATGGGCACGCTGCCGCTGCTGGCGGACAGTGACCGCATTGCCGTCGTGCCGGGTGCCATCGCGGACTACTTCGGCTCGCTGGGCGCGCTGGCAGTGCTGCCGGTGCCGATGCGCGGGCGGCTGGTGCCCTATGGGATCGTGGTGCGCCGGCGCCGTGCCGCCACGCCGGCCATGCGCCTGCTGATCGACGCAGTGCGCGCGGCGGGGGCCGGCGATCCGCATGCCACTGAATTGGAGCCACTACCTGCCAGGTAATGGTTATTCGCCGCGGTGCATGCTGTAATGCATCCCATGGAGACGCTGACCCCCGCTTCCGAAGCCACCCTCGACTTCCCCGGCCTGCTGCGCTACTGGCGCGGCAAGCGCGGCTACAGCCAGCTGGCGCTGTCCCTGGCCGCCGGGGTGTCGCAGCGCCACATCTCCTTCCTGGAATCCGGCCGCGCACGCCCCAGCCGCGAAATGGTGCTGGCACTGGCCGACCGGCTTGGCGTGCCGCTGCGCCAGCGCAACCGGCTGCTGCTGGCCAGCGGCTTTGCCCCGGCCTATAGCGAACACGCGCTGGCCTCGCCGCCGCTGCAGATGGTGCAGCAGGCGATCACGCTGATCCTGTCCAAGCAGGAGCCTTACCCGGCCGTGGTGCTGGACCGGTTCTGGAACCTGGTGGACGCCAACGGGGCCTACCGGCGCATGCTCGACACGCTGCTCGACGGCCGCGCGCCGGCGTCGCTGTCGGACGAGGAAAACGCCGGACGGCGGCGCATCAACCTGATGCTGACCGTGTTCGATCCCGAGGGCCTGTGGCCGATGATCGAGAATGCCCGCCAGGTCGGCCGCTACCTGGTGCGGCGCGTCTGGCAGGAGTTGCAGGTGCAGGCCCACGACCAGACCGCGCGCGAGATCTTCCGGCGCATCGCCGCCTGGCATCCCGACATGGTGGGGCCGGGCGGCGTGCTGCTGCCCGAGGACGACGGCGCCGAGGGCTCGCCGCCGCCGGTGCTGCCTGTGGTACTGCACGCAGGCGCGTTCCGCGCGTCGCTGTTCTCGACGCTGACCACGCTCGGCATTCCGCAGGACATCACCCTGCAGGAGCTGCGCATCGAATGCTTCTTCCCGGCGGACGACGGCACGCGCGCCCTGTTTGAAACGCTGGGCGAGGCGGACTGTGCCGCCGTCAGAAGCGGTAGCGCAGGTAGATGACGTGGAAGGTGGTGCCGGGATTGGGGTCCTTGATGCCGGCGTTGGACAGGTGCTGGTAGCGGTAGCCCGCGGTAAAGCGGCGGTCCTTGCCGACCGTCACGCCGATGCCGGCATATTCCGAGAACTGGAAGGCGGTGGAGATGACGTGGTCATCCGAGGTACGCGTGCCGGTCAGCAGGCGCGGCCCGACCGACAGTTCCAGGAACGGCACCCAGTTGTGGCGCCACCACGCGATGCGCACCACCGGCGAGGCGCCGAACTCCCACAGGTCGTTCGGGTTGTGATCGCTGTTGCTGAACCAGCGCGCGACATTGACTTCCCATTGCAGGTCAACCTGCCAGCCCTGCGGATTGCCCCAGGCCCAGCCTGAATCCCACAGCAGGGCGACCTCGGCCTTCTGTACATCATGGTCATTGTCGAAGCCGTAGTTCAGCTGCACGGCCGGCGCGGCGCGGGCCGCGGAGCCCAGGCACAAGGGCAGCGCTACCAGCGCCGCGAGGGCCGCGTGGCGCGCCCGGCGTCGCGGCAGCCATCGCGGCTGCGCTCGCGGGGATGGCGTGGGGTCAAAGGAGGAACAACTCGCATGGCGGTCTGGCCTGGCTTCTTGATCTTGTCGGAGCATGGGAAGCACGGAGAAACGATGCTGCGTGGTTGTCAGGCGTGGCATGGCCCGGCAGCCGCGACGGCGCCGCTTGCGTAGGCTCAGCCTCCTTAACCTATTTGTAGTACACGGCGACGCGCGTTGCAGCGCCGAGGGGGGCGCTGCGGAGAGCAAATAGAAAAATTCAATCGTGCTAACATTCGCGGGCCGGTGCTGGCCGCAGGGCCGCACCGGTACGTTACGTCTTCAGGGCGGGGTGAAAGTCCCCACCGGCGGTATGCCGCGGTGCGCAATGCGTGCCCGGCGAGCCCGCGAGCGCTCGCATTCCCGTGCGAGGTCAGCAGACCTGGTGAGAGGCCAGGGCCGACGGTCATAGTCCGGATGAAAGAAGATGGGCGGAGCTTGCCCGCGTGGCCTGGCGCATTTGCCCTGGCCCGCGGCCTTGCCGTTGCCTTGCGCCGCGCGCGCAGGGCGGGGCTGTCTGTGCACGTGCCGTGCGCAGCGTGGCAACTCTGTCGACCCTTCCCCTGGAACGCCCAAATGATCTGAACAAGGAGCGTTTCAATGCCTGGCCATTCCACCGAAGTTGTCGATCCCGATGTGTCCGCGGCCTTTGCCGTCGATACCGATACGCGTGCGCTTGCCGAGCGCATCGCGCAGGCGCTCGACGCCATGCGCGAAGGCCGTCCCGTCGTGCTGCTCGACGATGACGACCGCGAAAATGAGGCTGACCTGATCCTCGCCGCCGAGCGCCTCACCACCGCCAACATGGCGATGATGATCCGCGAATGCAGCGGCATCGTCTGCCTGTGCCTGACCACGGGCAAGGTGCGCCAGCTGGGCCTGCGGCCCATGGTCGAGCACAACCGCAGCCAGTACGGCACGGCCTTCACGGTCTCGATCGAGGCGCGCGAGGGGGTCAGCACCGGCGTCAGCGCCGCCGACCGCATCACCACCATTCGCGCCGCCATTGCCGCAGACGCGGGCACCGATGCAGTCGTCAGCCCCGGCCACGTGTTCCCGCTGGTGGCGCGCGACGGCGGCGTGCTGGAGCGCCGCGGCCATACCGAGGGCTCGGTCGACCTGGCGCGCATGGCGGGCCTGTCGCCGGCCGCGGTGCTGTGCGAGCTGATGAACCCGGACGGCACCATGGCGCGCCGGCCCGAGGCGCTGGCCTTCGCCGAGATGTACCGGCTGCCGGTGCTGACCATCGAGGACCTGGTGGCCTGGCGGGAATTGCACGGCTGACGGCGGTGTGCCTGCCGCACGTTCCGGTCTGAAAACGTATCGGGATGTGTCGGAATGCGGCACCCGTGTGCGACAATGCGGATCGCTTTTCCCGTCAATACGAGGGCAATTCCATGACGTTCCGCATTTTTGGGTACGCAGCCGCGCTCGCTGGCTGCGTGCTCGGGCTGGCTGCACCGCTGGCGCATGCCGAAGGCAGCGCCGCGCCGGCCTCCCGCCCGGCCGCCGCCGCCGGGCTGTACGAGTGCCAGGTGCCTGGCGCCGGCACCGTGTTCCGCTCCACTCCCAGGGAAGGCTGCCGCTTGGTGGTGGCGCCCGATCCGGGCGCGCCTGACCCGCAGCGCTGGATTCCGCTGATGGGCGCCAACGGGGTGATCTCCTATTTCGACCAGTCCGCCGTGCGCCGCCAGGGCACGGAGGTAGGCGTGGTGGTGATGCGCAATTCCCCGTCGGGCGTGATCCGCACCGCCAGCGGCGAGCCGATCCGCTCGTCGCTCAAGCGCATGGTGCTGAACTGCGCCAACTCGATGTTCGCGGTGGTCGAGCAGACGCTGTACAGCAAGCGCTTTGCCCGAGGCGAATCGCTCTATACGATCCGCGCGCCGCAGTACGGTACCTTCCAGCCGGCCGGGCCGGGCACGATCGCCGGCGAGCTGCTGCGGCGGCTGTGCCGCTGAGCCGGGCGGCGATTCACGGCGCACAAGTACATCGTCTCAGGGTTTGTCCCCGTCAACCGCGTACAAACCATCCTCGTTGATGCTGATGACAGGGCGCAGAACAATGCGCCCCGGTCATTGCAGGCATTCCCACATGCAGGGGCTCACGAGGAGACCGAAATGAAGAAGTGGATCGTCATGCTGTCGATGGCAATGTTTGGCGCGGGCGCGATGGCGCAGACGCCGGCAACCCCGGCCACGCCGGCAGCTCCGGCGGCGACCAAGGCTGCGCCGGCCAAGGCCGACAGCGGCAAGGCCAAGGCCAAGAAGACCAGCGCCAAGAAAAAGAAGAGCCACGCAACCGGCACCAAGGACCCGATGGCGAAGAAAGGCGCCTGAGCGCCGCTGCCAAACTGGCGGGCGGACGCACGGCTCCCCGGCAAGCGGGGACGCAAGCGGCGCCCTTACCGCCATGCCGCCACGCATCGATGGCGGGCCGGGCCGGCCGCCACCGCTGCGCGAGATGACAGCCTTGTGGCACGCAATGCGTGCCGTCCGGGGGGAGGGCGTGTCAGGCGGATCAGAACGGAGGCTTCGGCCTCCTTTTTTTCGTCTGCCGCACGCGGTGGCCCCGCCGCGCCGGCTTTGCGCATGCACCGGCCCACGCTATGCTTGCGGGCATCGTGCCAGGCATGGCGTGTGGCCGTCGCGCTGGCAAGGCGAACTCGGACGGGAGCGTTTATGGCAGCGCTTGCAGCATGGCGGCGGTGGCAGCGGACGGCGGCAGCATGGGTGGCCGGACTGGCCTGGCTGGTTTGCATGGGCTGGACGCATGCCGGCCTGGCGGCGGCGCCAGCCCCATTGCCAGCCTCAGTGTCCGCCCCAGCGCCGGCGGCGATTGTCGTACACACCGGCGACGCGGCCGAGCTGCGGCTGATGGACCGGCCGGTCGCCACACTGCGCGCCAGCATTGCAGGCGCCGGCCCGGCTGCGCGCGTGGCGCGGGCGCAGCAGGCGTTTGACGAACTCTCCGAAGCCGAACTCGCGCTGCCGTCTGGCCAGGTCAGCGGCACCTTAGGCGAGGCCCCGATGATCGCGTTCCGGCAGGGCGACTGGCTGCTGTTCGTGCTCACCGCGCAGGACCTGTCCCCGGAAGACAACCTCACGCTGGAAGCCGCTGCCACGCGCGCCGCGGCCGGGCTGCAACAGGCCGTCGAGGCGCGGCGCGCGCACCTGCACTGGCCCAACCTCTTGCGCGGCGCTGCGCTGAGCGCGCTGGGGCTGGCGGTGCTCGTCGCACTCGCGTGGGGGGTGGGGCGTGCGGGCATCGCGCTGCGTACCCGGGTGCAGGTGGCCCTGCAGCGGCACCTGGAACAGCGCACCGGCGCGGAGTTCGACTGGACCGGCGCGCTCTACCATTTGATCGGCCGCATCGTGCAGATCCTGACCATCGGCCTGGTGCTGGTGCTCGCCTTTGCCTGGCTGGACTTTGCGCTGGAGCAGTTTCCGCTGACGCAGCCGATGGGCGACCGCATGGGCGCGTTTATCGCCGGGCTGCTGTCGCGCATCGCCCTGTCGATGGTGGCGGCAGTGCCGGGCCTGGTCACGGTGGCGGTGATCCTGCTGATCACGCGCGCGGTGCAGCGGCTGGTGTCGAATATCTTCAAGGCCGTGCAGAAGGGCCAGATCACCGTGCCCGGCATGCACCCCGAAACCGCAGGTGCGACGCGACGGGTGGCGGCCGTGCTGATCTGGGCGCTGGGCTTTACCTTTGCCTACCCATATATCCCCGGCTCGGAGAGCGATGTGTTCAAGGGGCTGTCGGTGCTGCTCGGCTTTATGGTGACGCTGGGATCGGCCAATGTGGTCAACCAGCTGATGAGCGGCATGGTGGTGGTTTACTCGCGCGCGCTGCGGCGCGGCGACATGGTGAGCATCGGCGAGACCGTCGGCACCGTGGCTTCGCTCGACGCGTTGTCAGTGAAAGTCATCAACCTGCGCAATGAAGAAGTGACCCTGCCCAATGCGGTGGTGGTCGGCAGCGCCATTCACAACTACACGCGCCACGGCAGCGTGCGCGATCCGCAAGCGCACGAGGGCTGGCAGGCGGCGATGATCTCGACCTCGGTCACCATCGGCTACGACACGCCGTGGCGGCAGGTCCATGCCATGCTGCTCGCGGCCGCCGCCGAGGCCACGCACTTGGCGCCGTCGCCCACGCCGTATGTACTGCAGCGCGGGCTGTCGGATTTCTACGTCGAGTACGAACTGTTCGCCGCGCTGGACCAGCCGCGCAACCGCTTCTTCGCGCTGTCGGCGCTGCATGCGGCGATCCAGGACCAGTTCAATGCGCACGGCGTGCAGATCATGTCGCCGCATTTCATGGCACAGCCGGAAAAGACGGTCTATGTGCCGGAGGCCAAGTGGTACGAGCGGCCGGGCGCGCCGGACATCGATCCGGCGGCGCATCCGCACCGGTCACCGTCGCAGACAACATGACACGTGCGCCGCGACGTGCCGGATCAGCGCGGCTTAGTCACCGACGTGCCGTGACTTCCATTGCCCGCTGGGCTGCTTGCAGAACCAGCCGTTCCAGTGTTCCTCGGCGCTGCCGCGCTTGAGGTCGGACTTCACGCGCCGGCACGGCTGGCCCTTGTCGGTCTTGCTTTCGATGGGTGTGATGGTGCCGTCGATCTGCTGGCGCCGTCCCGCGGCCGGGTAGGTCCATTCGACGGCCTGGCCGTCGGCGGTATCGTTCAGCGCCTTGCGCACCGACTTGGCAAACGACGTGCCTTCCTTTTCGTTCATCGTGCCGATGATGGTGCCGCTCAGGTAGTTGTCGAAGTACGCCTGCGCGGGCGCGGTCATGGCGAGCAGCAGGGTGGCACCCAGCGCGCCGGCGATGGCGGCACGCTGGGCTGGGCGTGCGGTATGTTGTGTGGGCCGAGGCAGCATGACGATTCCTTTATGGCTTCGTGGTGGCGTTTGGGTGGCATTGTAAGCGAATGCCGGGCTGCCGACGACGGCAACCACGGCAGGCTACGCTGCCGCAGCGAGCGCGCATGCCGCGCCGCGTGGTTGACACATGCAAGGCCCTGACCTAGCGTTGATTGTTGCCCCGACGCTTGCCGTCCCTCACGCGCCGCAACTGCTGCCGCTGCGCCCCTTTCTATATAGCCATGGCAAGCCATCCCTGCGAGAGGAGATCCCATGAAGCTGCGCTATCTCACCATCGGCCTGGCGCTTGCCTGCGCCTTCGGCACGCTGCACGCCCAGACCTCGGGCAAGACCGACAAGTTCAATCCCTACACCGACGGCGCCAAGCAGGACAAATTCAGCCCGTACTCGGATGGCGCAAAAAGCGACAACGTGACCTCGCTGAATCCGGGTGCGCGACCTGACCAGCTGGAGCCGATTCAGGACGGTGCGCAGAAGTCCTTCGACTCCTACAGCCAGGGCGGCATGAAGAGCGGCAAGTTCGATACGTATTCCGACGGCGCCAGGAGTGGCAAGTTCGATACGTATTCGGAAGGGGCCAAAAAGTAACACTGTATTAAGGGGTCCGCCGGGCGGCGGACCCGGATATCCAGCGAATTGTGAGGGGCCGGCAAGCATTGCCTACGCCGGGTGGGTGGCCGTGTGACCCCAACGCCCGCAAAGCCTTGCCTGGAGCGGCTTTCGGGCAACCTGGTGAACAATTTGTTTCAAACCTTGCGTGATCGAAACGTGACTTTGGCGTCTCGAATTGTTATGGTCTATTGCGCATCGCAACAAACCAGACACATACCCCACGGGCCGTTCGCTTCGTGTCCGGGCCACGCCACTTCGCGCCGGGTCCGTCTCTTGCTGTGCCGTCCTTCGTTCCGACCGCCGATGCCGGTCACCCCGATTTAACCGCTCACCCTGGCATACATGTCACAGACCGCCACGCCACACCTGTCCGCAACGCTATCCCGGCCCGCTCGCGCAATCACCGCCGGCCCGGGCGCCCGCCACCGCGCGCAGCGCGCAGGCTTGCGGATTGCGGCATGGCTTGGCGGTGGCGCGCTGGCGCTGTGCGCCATGGCCGCGCATGCGTTCGACTTCGACACCGTGGCGGCGCGCGCGCGCCAGCTGGCGGCATCGCCGTACAAGGCGCCCCCGCAGAACCTGCCGCGCGAGTTGCGCGAGCTGTCCTACGAACGCTACCGTGAAATCGAATACAAGCCCGAACGTTTCGCCTGGCGCGGCACGCGCTCGCCGTTCGAGTTGTCGTTCTTCCACGAGGGCATGGTGTTCGACCAGCCAGTGCGCATCCATGAAGTGGTGGGCAACAGCGTGCGCGAGTTCCGCTTCGACCCCTCTGCGTTCAACTACGGCCCGCACAAGGTGGATGCCGCCAAGCTCAAGACGCTGGGCTTCGCGGGCTTCCGCATCCTCTATCCGCTCAACGGCAAGCGCAAGGACGAGCTGGCGTCGTTCCTCGGCGCGAGCTATTTCCGCGCGCTCGGCAAGGACCAGTGGTATGGGCTGTCGGCGCGGGGGTTGGCGGTGGACACCGCGCTCAATTCGGGCGAGGAGTTCCCGCGCTTCGTCGAATACTGGATCGAACGCCCCGCGGCCAATGCCAAGGAGATCACGATCTACGCGCTGATGGATTCGCGCCGCATGAGCGGCGCGTACCGCTTCACCATCAAGCCCGGTGAGGAGACCGCGATGGAGGTCAAGTCGCGCCTGTACCTGCGCGAGAACGTGACCAAGCTGGGGCTGGCGCCGCTGACCAGCATGTACCTGTACGGCGAAAACCAGCCGTCGCCGGCGCAGGACTTCCGGCCCGAGGTGCATGACTCGGACGGCCTGTCGATCCACCTGGGCACGGGCGAATGGGTGTGGCGCCCGCTGGTCAATCCCAAGCGGCTGCTGGTGACGTCCTTCGCGGCGACCAACCCGCAGGGCTTCGGGCTGATGCAGCGCGACCGCAGCTTCAACAGCTACCAGGAACTCGGCGCGTGGTACGAGCGCCGGCCCAGCGGCTGGGTGCAGCCGCGCGGCAACTGGGGCTCGGGCCGGGTGGAGCTGGTGCTGATCCCGACGCCGGACGAGACCAACGACAACATCGTCGCGTACTGGGTGCCGGACAACCCGCCCAAGCCGAAGCAACCCTTCGACTATGAATACCGGCTGCTGTGGCAAAAGGACGGCGAACAACAGCCGCCGCTGTCGTGGGTGACCCAGACCCGTCTGGGCCAGGGCCAGACCCGCAACAAGGAGGACATGAGCTTTTCGCTGGTGGTGGACTTCGAAGGCCCGTCCTTCCGCAGGCTGCCGGCTGACGTTCGCATCGACCCGGTGGTTTCGGCCGATGCCAACGGTGAATTGCTGAAGACGTCGGTGCAACGCAATGAGGCGACCGGCGGCTGGCGCATGACCATGGTGATGCGACGCAAGGACGAAACCAAGCCGGTAGAGTTGCGCGGCTATCTTCGCAACGGCAATACAACCCTATCCGAGACGTGGAGCTACATCTTACCCCCCGGCTAAAGCAGCGACCGGCCCAGGCGGCGGCATGCGAGCGCTATGTCGACCGCCTGCCCGTATCGCCTGAAGTGCGCAGCGAACTGCTGGCAGACGGCCCAAGCGCCGCGGCCACGCCTGCCGCACCCCTGACACCCGTGGCATCCGGTGCCCCCGTGATATCCGTCACTCCGGACGGCCGCGACGCGCAGGACGCGATCGCGCGCCTGCAGTCGCGCCTTGCGGCCAAGGACACGCCGGCCGCGCAGGGCGGCAGCGCCTACGCCTCCGTTGGCCGCCGTTTCACGATGGCGTACGGCAATCCGCAGGTAGGCGGCGAATCGCTGCTGCAGCGGCGCGAAGACGGCACCGTCAAGGTCGACACCGGCCCCGAGCCCGAGCGCAGTTCGATGGTGCCGCGCCAGTGGCCGCCGCATATCGTCACCGGCTGGCTGCGCAATACCTGGCGCCGCATGCTGGGCCGCCCGCCGGTGCCCGAGACCTGGGACACCCTGCACGACGGCCCCGATGCCGAAGGCAAGTGGCACCCGGCGGGCTCGCACCGCCGCTGGTTCCTGCTGGGCCTGGTCGTGATCCAGACCGTGCTGGCCACGTACTTCATGACCAGCGTGCTGCCGTACCACGGCGCCGACCCGCTCGAGATCGCGGTCCTGGGGCTGTTCGCCATCCTGTTCTCGTGGGTGTCAGCCGGTTTCTGGACGGCGATGATGGGCTTCCTTGTGCTGGCCAAGGGCGGCGACCGCCACCTGATCTCGCGCTCGGCCGCGCCTGACGGGCCGCTCGCGCCCGAGGCGCGCACCGCGATCATCATGCCGATCTGCAATGAGGACGTGACCCGCGTGTTCGCGGGCTTGCGCGCCACTTATGAATCGATGGCGCGCACCAGCCACCTGGCCAACTTCGATTTCATCGTGCTGTCGGACAGCGGCAACCCCGACCTGCGCACCGCCGAGCACGATGCGTGGATGGAACTGTGCCGCGCGGTCGGCGGCTTCGGCCGCATCTTCTACCGCTGGCGCCGCCACCGCGTGAAGCGCAAGACCGGCAACGTGGCCGACTTCTGCCGCCGCTGGGGCAGCAAGTACCGCTACATGGTGGTGCTCGATGCCGACAGCGTGATGAGCGGCGACTGCCTGGCCACGCTGGTGCGGCTGATGGAAGCCAACCCCGGCGCCGGCATCATCCAGACCGCGCCGCTGGCGGTGGGCCGCGAAACGCTCTATGCGCGCGTGCAGCAGTTCGCCACGCGCGTGTACGGGCCGCTGTTTACCGCGGGGCTGCACTACTGGCAGCTCGGTGAATCGCACTACTGGGGCCACAACGCCATCATCCGCGTCAAGCCGTTCATCGAGCATTGCGCGCTGGCGCCGCTGCCGGGCCGTGGCCCGCTCTCGGGCGAGATCCTGTCGCACGACTTCGTCGAAGCCGCGCTGATGCGCCGCGCGGGGTGGGGCGTGTGGATTGCCTACGACCTGGAAGGCTCGTACGAAGAACTGCCGCCAAACCTGCTGGACGAGGTCAAGCGCGACCGCCGCTGGTGCCAGGGCAACCTGATGAACTTCCGGCTGTGGCTCAAGCAGGGTTTCCACGTGGTGCACCGCGCGGTGTTCCTGACCGGCATCATGGCCTACCTGTCGGCGCCGCTGTGGCTGCTGTTCCTGCTGCTGTCCACCGCGATGCTGGCCAAGCACGCGCTGGTGCCGCCGGAGTACTTCACGCAGCAGTACCAGTTGTTCCCGACCTGGCCCGAGTGGCATCCCGAAAAGGCGCTGGCGCTGTTCTCCGCCACCGCGACGCTGCTGTTCCTGCCCAAGCTGGCCAGCGTGGTGCTGCTGATGAAGCAGGCGCGGCGCTACGGTGGCGCGGTGCAGCTGTTCGCCAGCATGCTGATCGAGGTGCTGCTGTCCGCGCTGCTGGCGCCTACGCGCATGCTGTTCCACACCAAGTTCGTGATCGCGGCGTACAGCGGATGGGGCATCTCGTGGAAGTCGCCGCCGCGTGAAGACGCGGAGACGTCCTGGGGCGAGGCCTTCCGCCGCCACGGCTGGCATACCGCGCTGGGGCTGGCATGGGGCGGGCTGGTGTACTGGCTGAACCCGTCCTACGTGCTGTGGCTGCTGCCAATCGTCGGCTCGCTGGCGCTGTCGATCCCGCTGTCGGTGATGTTGTCGCGGGTGTCGTTCGGACGTGCCTCGCGCAATGCGGGGCTGTTCATGATCCCCGAGGAGACGCTGGTTCC encodes:
- a CDS encoding LysR family transcriptional regulator yields the protein MPDLSAPLSSAATLRKRLHMRHLRLALALAEHRSLRRAAAQMALSQPAVTKALHELESVVGTLLFTRHARGIEPTVFGEALIRYARVVLADLDALHDEFAAIAAGEVGKVRLGSILAPVPSVLSGVINALKARYPHLHIVMQVDTSDVLVQALRQDALDVVIGRIPEGTMADDLDFEPLFEESLAIVARAGHPQAGKRSVKLASLAGYPWIIPPAAVPMWQIIDQTFRDNRVPLPEDIIETSSIMGTLPLLADSDRIAVVPGAIADYFGSLGALAVLPVPMRGRLVPYGIVVRRRRAATPAMRLLIDAVRAAGAGDPHATELEPLPAR
- a CDS encoding signal peptide protein, translated to MKLRYLTIGLALACAFGTLHAQTSGKTDKFNPYTDGAKQDKFSPYSDGAKSDNVTSLNPGARPDQLEPIQDGAQKSFDSYSQGGMKSGKFDTYSDGARSGKFDTYSEGAKK
- a CDS encoding signal peptide protein, with translation MLPMLRQDQEARPDRHASCSSFDPTPSPRAQPRWLPRRRARHAALAALVALPLCLGSAARAAPAVQLNYGFDNDHDVQKAEVALLWDSGWAWGNPQGWQVDLQWEVNVARWFSNSDHNPNDLWEFGASPVVRIAWWRHNWVPFLELSVGPRLLTGTRTSDDHVISTAFQFSEYAGIGVTVGKDRRFTAGYRYQHLSNAGIKDPNPGTTFHVIYLRYRF
- a CDS encoding membrane protein encodes the protein MCRNAAPVCDNADRFSRQYEGNSMTFRIFGYAAALAGCVLGLAAPLAHAEGSAAPASRPAAAAGLYECQVPGAGTVFRSTPREGCRLVVAPDPGAPDPQRWIPLMGANGVISYFDQSAVRRQGTEVGVVVMRNSPSGVIRTASGEPIRSSLKRMVLNCANSMFAVVEQTLYSKRFARGESLYTIRAPQYGTFQPAGPGTIAGELLRRLCR
- the mdoG gene encoding glucan biosynthesis protein D (involved in the biosynthesis of osmoregulated periplasmic glucans; required for the assembly of the polyglucose structure of glucan~K03670: mdoG; periplasmic glucans biosynthesis protein), whose translation is MSQTATPHLSATLSRPARAITAGPGARHRAQRAGLRIAAWLGGGALALCAMAAHAFDFDTVAARARQLAASPYKAPPQNLPRELRELSYERYREIEYKPERFAWRGTRSPFELSFFHEGMVFDQPVRIHEVVGNSVREFRFDPSAFNYGPHKVDAAKLKTLGFAGFRILYPLNGKRKDELASFLGASYFRALGKDQWYGLSARGLAVDTALNSGEEFPRFVEYWIERPAANAKEITIYALMDSRRMSGAYRFTIKPGEETAMEVKSRLYLRENVTKLGLAPLTSMYLYGENQPSPAQDFRPEVHDSDGLSIHLGTGEWVWRPLVNPKRLLVTSFAATNPQGFGLMQRDRSFNSYQELGAWYERRPSGWVQPRGNWGSGRVELVLIPTPDETNDNIVAYWVPDNPPKPKQPFDYEYRLLWQKDGEQQPPLSWVTQTRLGQGQTRNKEDMSFSLVVDFEGPSFRRLPADVRIDPVVSADANGELLKTSVQRNEATGGWRMTMVMRRKDETKPVELRGYLRNGNTTLSETWSYILPPG
- a CDS encoding mechanosensitive ion channel protein, translating into MARNACRPGGGRVRRIRTEASASFFSSAARGGPAAPALRMHRPTLCLRASCQAWRVAVALARRTRTGAFMAALAAWRRWQRTAAAWVAGLAWLVCMGWTHAGLAAAPAPLPASVSAPAPAAIVVHTGDAAELRLMDRPVATLRASIAGAGPAARVARAQQAFDELSEAELALPSGQVSGTLGEAPMIAFRQGDWLLFVLTAQDLSPEDNLTLEAAATRAAAGLQQAVEARRAHLHWPNLLRGAALSALGLAVLVALAWGVGRAGIALRTRVQVALQRHLEQRTGAEFDWTGALYHLIGRIVQILTIGLVLVLAFAWLDFALEQFPLTQPMGDRMGAFIAGLLSRIALSMVAAVPGLVTVAVILLITRAVQRLVSNIFKAVQKGQITVPGMHPETAGATRRVAAVLIWALGFTFAYPYIPGSESDVFKGLSVLLGFMVTLGSANVVNQLMSGMVVVYSRALRRGDMVSIGETVGTVASLDALSVKVINLRNEEVTLPNAVVVGSAIHNYTRHGSVRDPQAHEGWQAAMISTSVTIGYDTPWRQVHAMLLAAAAEATHLAPSPTPYVLQRGLSDFYVEYELFAALDQPRNRFFALSALHAAIQDQFNAHGVQIMSPHFMAQPEKTVYVPEAKWYERPGAPDIDPAAHPHRSPSQTT
- a CDS encoding 3,4-dihydroxy-2-butanone 4-phosphate synthase (K02858: ribB, RIB3; 3,4-dihydroxy 2-butanone 4-phosphate synthase [EC:4.1.99.12]); the encoded protein is MPGHSTEVVDPDVSAAFAVDTDTRALAERIAQALDAMREGRPVVLLDDDDRENEADLILAAERLTTANMAMMIRECSGIVCLCLTTGKVRQLGLRPMVEHNRSQYGTAFTVSIEAREGVSTGVSAADRITTIRAAIAADAGTDAVVSPGHVFPLVARDGGVLERRGHTEGSVDLARMAGLSPAAVLCELMNPDGTMARRPEALAFAEMYRLPVLTIEDLVAWRELHG
- a CDS encoding XRE family transcriptional regulator: METLTPASEATLDFPGLLRYWRGKRGYSQLALSLAAGVSQRHISFLESGRARPSREMVLALADRLGVPLRQRNRLLLASGFAPAYSEHALASPPLQMVQQAITLILSKQEPYPAVVLDRFWNLVDANGAYRRMLDTLLDGRAPASLSDEENAGRRRINLMLTVFDPEGLWPMIENARQVGRYLVRRVWQELQVQAHDQTAREIFRRIAAWHPDMVGPGGVLLPEDDGAEGSPPPVLPVVLHAGAFRASLFSTLTTLGIPQDITLQELRIECFFPADDGTRALFETLGEADCAAVRSGSAGR